A genomic segment from Roseibium algicola encodes:
- a CDS encoding DUF721 domain-containing protein gives MHASKGVKSLADLVGKAMTPVCRKRGFASVDIIASWADIVGERYGTRVQPDRLIWPRQPERGDPENPPEPATLVVHTDGATALILSHDSAQVIERINTFYGWRAIGRIKILQKPVLVKQPVRKKPLRDLTQTEEQQLEARLEGVENDRLRQALRKLGAQVIARSAEDAA, from the coding sequence GTGCACGCCTCGAAGGGGGTGAAATCGCTGGCCGATCTTGTCGGCAAGGCGATGACGCCTGTTTGCCGGAAGCGTGGATTTGCGTCCGTCGATATCATTGCCTCCTGGGCCGATATTGTCGGCGAGCGTTACGGCACGCGCGTGCAGCCGGACAGGCTGATTTGGCCGCGGCAGCCTGAACGCGGCGACCCGGAAAACCCGCCGGAACCGGCGACGCTGGTGGTGCACACCGACGGGGCGACAGCCTTGATCCTGTCTCATGACAGTGCCCAGGTGATCGAGCGTATCAATACTTTCTATGGCTGGCGGGCCATCGGCCGCATCAAGATCCTGCAGAAGCCGGTTCTGGTGAAGCAGCCCGTGCGCAAGAAGCCCTTGCGCGACTTGACGCAAACCGAGGAACAGCAGCTCGAAGCGCGGCTGGAGGGGGTGGAGAACGACCGCCTGCGGCAGGCGCTCAGGAAGCTTGGCGCCCAGGTTATCGCCCGCAGCGCAGAAGATGCGGCCTGA